The proteins below come from a single Nostoc sp. KVJ3 genomic window:
- a CDS encoding AbrB family transcriptional regulator, translating into MTETATAPLTGKALLAKVKELSTLPRRERAKQCGYYTVTKNNQVRVNLTDFYDALLSARGIPLSPEAPKDGRGREPTYRVSVHQNGQIVIGATYTKAMGLKSGDEFEIRLGYKHIHLIQLGESEKKLTSPDIDSEDLDEDLEDEE; encoded by the coding sequence ATGACTGAAACTGCAACCGCGCCATTAACCGGAAAAGCACTACTTGCGAAAGTAAAAGAACTTTCCACTTTACCACGGCGAGAAAGAGCTAAACAGTGCGGCTACTACACTGTTACTAAGAATAACCAGGTTCGTGTCAATCTCACCGATTTTTATGACGCTTTGCTATCGGCTAGAGGAATTCCTCTCAGTCCAGAAGCACCTAAAGATGGTCGTGGTCGTGAACCGACATACCGGGTTAGTGTCCATCAAAATGGTCAGATTGTGATTGGTGCTACATATACCAAAGCAATGGGCTTAAAGTCTGGAGATGAGTTTGAAATTAGACTGGGATACAAACATATTCACTTGATTCAACTTGGTGAAAGTGAGAAAAAACTCACCTCGCCAGATATAGATTCTGAGGACTTGGACGAAGATTTAGAAGACGAAGAATAA
- the ccsB gene encoding c-type cytochrome biogenesis protein CcsB — translation MNLVVLQNWLDNASFAILFLTMLVYWGGAAFPNLPYLAALGTAGMAIANLCMATLLGARWIEAGYFPLSNLYESLFFLTWGITTVHLIAESSSRSRLVGVVTSPVAMLIAAFATMTLPSQMQASEPLVPALKSNWLMMHVSVMMLSYSALMVGALLAIAFLIVTRGQNIQLQGSSVGTGGYRTNGYRLHKAAELISQPPAPSGENNGFARFESSSNGNGNANTAVLNLVTTSEPQTVASAEPLSPQRLNLAETLDNISYRIIGLGFPLLTIGIIAGGVWANEAWGSYWSWDPKETWALITWLVFAAYLHARITRGWQGLRPAILAATGFVVVWVCYLGVNLLGKGLHSYGWFF, via the coding sequence ATGAACCTGGTTGTACTCCAGAACTGGCTGGACAATGCCTCCTTTGCCATATTATTCCTAACAATGCTGGTGTATTGGGGAGGAGCGGCTTTTCCGAATCTGCCTTATCTAGCCGCTTTGGGGACAGCTGGGATGGCGATCGCTAATTTGTGTATGGCGACTCTATTAGGGGCAAGATGGATAGAAGCTGGTTACTTTCCCCTAAGTAATCTTTATGAATCTCTATTTTTCTTAACTTGGGGAATTACCACCGTCCATCTAATTGCTGAAAGTAGTAGCCGTAGCCGCTTAGTAGGAGTTGTTACATCTCCGGTGGCAATGTTGATTGCTGCTTTTGCGACGATGACATTACCATCCCAGATGCAAGCATCAGAACCCTTAGTACCTGCATTGAAGTCAAATTGGCTGATGATGCATGTCAGCGTCATGATGTTGAGTTATTCTGCTTTAATGGTGGGTGCGTTATTAGCGATCGCTTTTCTAATTGTCACTCGCGGTCAAAACATCCAACTACAAGGCAGTTCTGTAGGTACTGGTGGCTATCGCACCAACGGCTACCGCTTGCACAAAGCAGCCGAACTAATTTCTCAACCACCAGCCCCTTCTGGCGAAAATAACGGCTTTGCTCGTTTTGAAAGTAGTAGCAACGGCAACGGTAATGCTAACACTGCCGTTTTGAATTTAGTAACTACTTCTGAGCCTCAAACCGTAGCATCTGCCGAACCTCTTTCACCTCAGCGCCTTAACCTTGCCGAAACCCTCGACAATATCAGCTATCGCATCATCGGGCTTGGATTTCCCTTATTGACAATTGGCATTATTGCTGGTGGCGTTTGGGCTAACGAAGCTTGGGGTTCTTACTGGAGTTGGGATCCCAAAGAAACTTGGGCATTAATCACCTGGTTAGTGTTCGCCGCCTACCTCCACGCCCGAATCACTCGCGGTTGGCAAGGTCTTCGTCCTGCCATTTTAGCTGCTACTGGCTTTGTTGTTGTTTGGGTTTGCTATCTCGGTGTGAATCTTTTAGGTAAAGGTTTGCATTCTTACGGCTGGTTCTTTTAA
- a CDS encoding Uma2 family endonuclease produces the protein MNTVVLNLEPIAHLSDEQFYQLCVANGDLSLEMNAAGELIIMPPVGGESGNQEAGLIADLEIWNRQAKLGKVFSSSTIFILPNGAKRSPDAAWVKLERWEALTPEQQKKFPPLVPDFLIELRSETDRLSQIQEKMQEYIKNGLRLGWLINPQDRQVEIYRLLKAVEVVQMPAIVSGEDILPGFELQL, from the coding sequence ATGAATACTGTTGTGCTAAATCTAGAACCGATTGCTCATTTAAGCGATGAGCAATTTTATCAATTGTGTGTTGCCAATGGTGATTTAAGCCTGGAAATGAATGCAGCCGGAGAATTAATAATTATGCCACCAGTCGGAGGGGAAAGCGGAAATCAAGAAGCTGGACTGATCGCTGATTTAGAAATTTGGAATCGTCAAGCTAAATTAGGGAAAGTTTTTAGTTCTTCAACTATCTTTATACTTCCTAATGGTGCAAAACGTTCTCCTGATGCCGCTTGGGTAAAATTGGAGCGGTGGGAAGCTTTAACACCAGAACAACAAAAAAAATTTCCGCCACTTGTACCCGACTTTTTGATTGAACTGCGATCGGAGACAGACCGACTGTCACAGATTCAAGAGAAAATGCAGGAATATATCAAAAATGGTCTGCGTTTGGGTTGGCTGATTAATCCTCAAGATCGTCAAGTTGAAATTTACCGACTTTTGAAAGCTGTAGAAGTTGTGCAAATGCCGGCGATTGTTTCTGGAGAAGATATATTACCTGGATTTGAGTTGCAATTATAG
- a CDS encoding Ycf66 family protein has product MINFGLNSASFLAQVNFGANSASILGIFLAVAGAALYFLRTVRPELSRDQDIFFAAVGLLCGFILVFQGWRLDPILQFGQLLLVGTTVFFAVESIRLRSIATQQAKRNTPIVDEDRPVSDRYSYNDRRKYQAEMDADLDPLPYEDEEERPVRPRIQGSRDRISTRDDYSEEQNPRRPERRNSRSSERQAPADRTRGRTSGRPVNRPSESSEDENWGSSSRQVDDWESSGGEVRKPSRRNNNGSQRPESREDDAAPRPRRRRPSTDSASRRPREDDEAIPTDYVPYNPIEKPNQGPDNSTDFDDDV; this is encoded by the coding sequence ATGATAAATTTTGGGCTGAACTCAGCCAGTTTTCTGGCTCAGGTAAATTTTGGGGCAAATTCAGCCAGTATTCTAGGAATTTTCCTGGCTGTGGCTGGGGCAGCACTGTATTTTCTCCGCACTGTGCGTCCAGAATTGTCAAGGGATCAAGATATCTTTTTTGCAGCAGTCGGTTTGCTCTGCGGCTTTATTCTCGTGTTTCAAGGATGGCGGCTAGACCCGATTCTGCAATTTGGTCAACTGCTTTTAGTTGGCACAACTGTATTTTTTGCAGTTGAAAGTATTCGTCTGCGGAGTATAGCTACCCAGCAAGCAAAGCGCAACACTCCCATTGTGGATGAAGACAGACCAGTTAGCGATCGCTATTCCTACAACGATCGCAGAAAGTATCAAGCTGAAATGGATGCAGACTTAGATCCATTGCCTTATGAAGATGAGGAAGAACGCCCCGTGCGTCCCCGGATTCAGGGTAGCAGGGATAGAATTTCGACTCGTGATGACTATTCCGAGGAGCAAAACCCCCGTCGTCCAGAACGCCGTAACAGCAGAAGTAGCGAAAGACAGGCTCCAGCAGATAGAACACGGGGGCGGACTTCTGGCCGTCCTGTGAATCGCCCTTCTGAAAGCTCTGAAGATGAAAATTGGGGTTCTTCATCTAGGCAAGTTGATGATTGGGAAAGTTCGGGAGGGGAAGTTAGAAAACCTTCTCGCCGTAATAATAACGGTTCTCAACGTCCAGAAAGCCGGGAAGATGATGCTGCTCCCAGACCAAGAAGGCGTCGTCCATCTACTGACTCGGCTTCTCGAAGACCGCGCGAAGATGATGAGGCGATCCCAACTGATTATGTACCATACAACCCAATTGAAAAGCCAAATCAGGGGCCAGATAATTCGACCGATTTTGATGACGATGTTTAA
- a CDS encoding TolB family protein, whose translation MEKFTPTFWLQRPIHWSLVFGLTGLLASCGSNDILTGPTSLNSRYTEEQPALSGNGRFLAFVSNRNGNQQLLVFDLERQQFIGTPGINRAETIAESPSLSYTGRYIAYLTSDQGRPVVALYDRATQQSQIVTPTYRGWIRKPNISPDGRYIVFESASRGQWDIEVLDRGPNIELDIPNGATVGSPP comes from the coding sequence GTGGAAAAATTTACGCCTACATTTTGGCTCCAAAGACCAATTCATTGGAGCCTGGTTTTTGGTTTAACAGGTTTGCTTGCATCTTGTGGTTCTAACGATATTCTCACAGGGCCTACTTCCCTCAACAGTCGCTACACCGAGGAGCAACCTGCTTTAAGTGGAAATGGGCGCTTTTTAGCGTTTGTATCCAATCGGAATGGTAATCAGCAGCTACTGGTTTTCGATTTGGAGAGGCAACAATTTATTGGCACACCGGGTATAAACCGAGCAGAGACAATTGCCGAAAGTCCCAGCTTGAGCTACACCGGGCGCTATATTGCTTATCTTACCAGCGACCAAGGTAGGCCAGTGGTGGCGCTTTACGATCGCGCTACACAACAGTCGCAAATCGTCACACCAACCTATCGCGGCTGGATCAGAAAACCCAATATCAGCCCAGATGGACGTTATATTGTCTTTGAAAGTGCTAGCCGTGGTCAGTGGGATATTGAAGTCCTAGACCGAGGGCCAAATATTGAGTTAGATATTCCTAACGGTGCAACCGTAGGTTCACCTCCGTAG
- a CDS encoding DUF3352 domain-containing protein: MAPPLVSVPMKKKKKPSLVLTLSAAGLLIGAGTLAYWLLSQRQISSGDLLVGANIIPGDALFAVSLTTDPQQWQKLRQFGTKETQVELDKNLVELRDRFLTNNGYDFQKDIAPWVGNDVTIAILAPAIVSKAAPKPVTTNEDPASDQQSMVMVLPVKNQEIAKSIFAQPKTLKQGKWIDRIYQGIAIKQSEGQAGENFSAALLDGRFLVITDSPKATERAIDAYKNQTSLATTGGFADNFPKIANVQPFGQFYVNVPTAAKIAAASPNRPLPAQVLAQLQNNQGLAGTMTLEAEGIRFQGVSWLNPNSQRVLAVENKAGQMQSRLPAETLMMLSGGNLQRLWGDYVLTSQGNPLSPIAPEQLRGGIKSLTTLDLDKDLLSWMKGEFSLSVIPSSPKAGSPDNFRSGLVFMVQGSDRNSAEASIKQLDDVMRNQYQFQVQSAKVAGQPVVNWVSPYGTLTATHGWLDGDVAFLVVGAPITDKIVPKPNNTLASTLPFQQTVPNEPNPTNGQFFLDVERTVKNFPIPTVISNQQTLLDATRSIGMTSAVSDNRSNLYDIFIALKKVNNTTPLPSPESDKSNSVK; this comes from the coding sequence ATGGCACCGCCTCTTGTGTCTGTTCCGATGAAGAAAAAAAAGAAACCGTCTCTGGTGCTGACGCTCTCTGCTGCTGGGCTATTGATTGGTGCGGGGACTCTAGCATACTGGTTATTAAGTCAGAGACAAATATCTTCTGGCGATTTGCTAGTAGGTGCAAATATTATTCCTGGTGATGCGCTTTTTGCGGTTTCTCTGACAACAGATCCCCAGCAGTGGCAGAAATTGCGGCAGTTTGGGACAAAAGAAACCCAAGTAGAACTGGACAAAAATTTAGTAGAATTGCGCGATCGCTTTCTCACTAATAATGGTTACGACTTCCAGAAAGATATCGCTCCTTGGGTAGGCAATGACGTTACAATTGCAATTCTTGCTCCAGCAATAGTGAGTAAAGCCGCACCTAAACCAGTTACCACCAACGAAGATCCTGCCAGCGATCAGCAGTCGATGGTAATGGTATTACCAGTGAAAAACCAAGAAATTGCCAAAAGCATTTTTGCACAACCCAAAACCCTTAAACAAGGCAAATGGATCGATCGGATTTATCAAGGAATCGCCATCAAACAAAGTGAGGGACAAGCAGGGGAAAACTTCTCAGCAGCATTACTAGATGGGCGTTTTTTAGTCATCACTGATAGTCCCAAAGCTACAGAAAGAGCGATCGATGCCTACAAAAATCAAACATCCCTAGCGACAACAGGGGGCTTTGCTGATAATTTCCCAAAAATTGCCAACGTTCAACCCTTTGGCCAGTTTTACGTCAATGTGCCCACAGCAGCCAAAATAGCCGCAGCTTCTCCAAATCGCCCTTTACCTGCTCAAGTTTTAGCTCAACTGCAAAATAACCAAGGTTTAGCAGGGACAATGACTTTAGAGGCAGAAGGAATCCGCTTTCAGGGCGTTTCTTGGTTAAACCCTAATAGTCAAAGGGTGCTGGCGGTAGAAAACAAAGCTGGGCAAATGCAAAGCCGCCTACCAGCAGAAACCTTAATGATGCTTTCGGGGGGAAACTTACAGAGGTTGTGGGGAGATTACGTTTTAACATCTCAGGGAAATCCCTTGTCACCGATCGCACCAGAACAACTCAGAGGTGGGATAAAATCTCTTACCACTCTCGATTTAGATAAGGATTTGCTCAGTTGGATGAAAGGCGAGTTTTCCTTATCAGTGATTCCTAGTAGTCCAAAAGCAGGTTCACCAGACAATTTTCGTTCGGGTTTAGTGTTTATGGTACAAGGCAGCGATCGTAATTCAGCTGAAGCATCCATAAAACAGCTAGATGATGTGATGAGAAATCAATACCAGTTCCAAGTCCAATCTGCGAAAGTTGCAGGGCAACCTGTTGTTAACTGGGTTTCACCTTACGGTACCTTAACTGCCACCCACGGTTGGTTAGATGGAGATGTCGCCTTTTTAGTAGTGGGTGCTCCTATCACTGATAAGATTGTTCCCAAACCCAACAATACACTAGCTAGCACTCTCCCCTTCCAACAAACAGTTCCTAATGAACCAAATCCAACAAATGGTCAATTTTTTCTGGATGTGGAACGAACTGTGAAAAATTTCCCTATACCAACTGTAATTTCCAATCAACAAACTTTGCTTGATGCAACGCGCTCAATTGGGATGACATCTGCTGTCAGCGATAATCGTAGTAACCTCTACGATATTTTTATAGCACTCAAAAAAGTTAATAACACGACTCCCTTGCCTAGTCCAGAAAGCGATAAGAGCAACTCTGTTAAATAG
- a CDS encoding Uma2 family endonuclease, whose amino-acid sequence MILLKTQLTLEEFLALPEGDITYELIDGEAVPKFKNDEMAPKFFHSSITGALFILLSAWAQGKGRVVIEWAIKLTRNQQDWVPVADLTYVSYNRLSADWLQDEACPVAPELVIEIISPGQTFGEMTEKATDYLKAKVQRVWIIDSRAKTITIFYPDILPQTKRGIDSLEDSLFEGLQITPQEIFQQARIS is encoded by the coding sequence ATGATTCTACTCAAAACCCAACTCACCCTCGAAGAATTCCTTGCACTTCCCGAAGGAGACATTACCTACGAACTCATTGACGGAGAAGCTGTTCCCAAATTCAAAAATGATGAGATGGCACCAAAATTTTTTCATAGTTCTATAACAGGTGCATTATTTATACTATTGTCTGCATGGGCGCAAGGAAAGGGGCGGGTTGTAATTGAATGGGCAATTAAGCTAACACGAAATCAACAAGACTGGGTTCCTGTAGCAGATTTGACTTATGTTTCTTATAACCGTCTTTCTGCTGATTGGTTGCAAGATGAGGCTTGTCCTGTTGCACCCGAATTAGTCATTGAAATTATCTCTCCCGGTCAAACATTCGGAGAAATGACCGAAAAAGCCACTGATTATCTAAAAGCTAAAGTTCAACGAGTTTGGATTATTGATTCTAGAGCAAAAACTATTACTATTTTTTATCCTGATATTCTCCCTCAAACCAAACGCGGTATCGATAGTTTAGAAGATTCCTTATTTGAAGGGTTGCAAATTACACCTCAAGAAATTTTCCAACAAGCAAGAATTTCCTAG
- the psbX gene encoding photosystem II reaction center X protein: MTPSLANFLWSLAWGTAIVVIPATVGLIFISQKDKIQRS, encoded by the coding sequence ATGACGCCTTCTTTAGCAAATTTTCTTTGGAGTTTGGCTTGGGGTACTGCAATTGTTGTAATACCCGCTACAGTTGGTTTAATTTTCATTAGCCAGAAAGATAAAATTCAGCGTTCATAA
- the accC gene encoding acetyl-CoA carboxylase biotin carboxylase subunit gives MKFDKILIANRGEIALRILRACEEMGIATVAVHSTVDRNALHVQLADEAVCIGEPASSKSYLNIPNIIAAALTRNATAIHPGYGFLAENARFAEICADHHIAFIGPTPEAIKLMGDKSTAKETMTKAGVPTVPGSEGLVESEEEGLRFAKDIGYPVMIKATAGGGGRGMRLVRSEDEFVKLFLAAQGEAGAAFGNSGVYIEKFIERPRHIEFQILADNYGNVIHLGERDCSIQRRNQKLLEEAPSPALDQDLREKMGQAAVKAAQFINYSGAGTIEFLLDRSGKFYFMEMNTRIQVEHPVTEMITGIDLVAEQIRIAQGERLKLTQEQVVLRGHSIECRINAEDPDHDFRPSPGRISGYLPPGGPGVRIDSHVYTDYQIPPYYDSLIGKLIVWAPDRPTAINRMKRALRECAITGLPTTIGFHQKIMETPQFLQGNVYTNFVQEMNG, from the coding sequence ATGAAGTTTGACAAAATATTAATTGCCAATCGGGGAGAAATCGCCCTTCGCATTCTCCGCGCCTGTGAAGAAATGGGAATTGCGACAGTCGCGGTTCACTCCACCGTTGACCGAAATGCTCTCCACGTCCAACTTGCTGATGAAGCGGTTTGCATTGGCGAACCAGCTAGCAGTAAAAGTTATTTGAATATTCCCAATATTATTGCGGCCGCCCTGACGCGCAATGCGACAGCCATTCACCCCGGCTATGGCTTTTTGGCAGAAAATGCCCGGTTTGCGGAAATTTGTGCTGACCATCATATTGCTTTTATCGGCCCAACTCCAGAAGCTATAAAGTTGATGGGCGATAAATCCACTGCCAAAGAAACCATGACAAAAGCTGGAGTCCCCACAGTCCCAGGTAGTGAAGGGTTAGTAGAATCTGAGGAAGAAGGATTAAGATTCGCCAAAGATATCGGCTATCCAGTGATGATTAAAGCCACAGCCGGTGGTGGCGGCCGGGGTATGCGCCTAGTTCGTTCTGAAGATGAATTTGTCAAACTGTTCTTAGCAGCCCAAGGGGAAGCAGGAGCAGCATTTGGGAATTCTGGCGTTTACATCGAAAAATTTATTGAACGTCCCCGCCACATCGAATTTCAAATTTTGGCGGATAACTACGGTAATGTCATCCACTTAGGCGAACGCGATTGTTCAATTCAGCGCCGGAATCAAAAGCTACTAGAAGAAGCACCAAGTCCGGCTCTCGACCAAGACTTGCGTGAGAAAATGGGACAAGCTGCTGTCAAAGCTGCCCAATTCATTAATTACAGTGGGGCGGGTACTATCGAGTTTCTCTTGGATAGATCCGGTAAATTCTACTTTATGGAAATGAACACCCGGATTCAAGTAGAACATCCTGTAACAGAGATGATTACTGGGATAGATTTGGTTGCCGAACAAATTCGGATTGCTCAAGGGGAAAGACTTAAGCTTACCCAAGAGCAAGTAGTTTTGCGGGGTCATTCGATCGAGTGTCGGATTAACGCTGAAGACCCAGATCATGACTTTCGCCCCTCTCCAGGACGGATTAGTGGCTATCTACCCCCCGGAGGCCCTGGTGTTCGGATTGATTCTCACGTTTACACAGATTACCAAATCCCGCCTTACTACGATTCCTTGATTGGCAAGTTAATTGTTTGGGCCCCAGATCGACCCACTGCTATTAACCGCATGAAACGCGCACTCCGGGAATGTGCCATCACTGGACTACCGACTACCATCGGGTTTCATCAAAAAATTATGGAAACTCCACAATTTTTGCAGGGTAATGTCTATACAAATTTTGTGCAGGAGATGAACGGGTAG
- a CDS encoding succinate dehydrogenase/fumarate reductase iron-sulfur subunit, giving the protein MEVIFKVIRQQQNSSPIMQTYLVEAESGNTILDCLNQIKWEQDGTLAFRKNCRNTICGSCAVRINGRSALACKENVGSELARLQQIPSSQSKVNAIGEITIAPLGNMPVIKDLVVDMSSFWNNLEAVAPYVSTAARQVPEREFLQTPQERSRLDQTGNCIMCGACYSECNAREVNPDFVGPHALAKAYRMVADSRDSDTENRLESYNEGTKGVWGCTRCLYCDSVCPMEVAPLEQITKVKQEILTHKEASDSRSIRHRKVLIDLVKEGGWIDERQFGLQVVGNYFRDLKGLLSLAPLGLRMIIRGKFPLSFEPSEGTEQVRSLIESVQQELGSRE; this is encoded by the coding sequence ATGGAAGTTATTTTTAAGGTCATTAGACAGCAACAAAATTCCTCCCCTATTATGCAAACCTATCTTGTAGAGGCAGAATCAGGTAATACAATCCTGGATTGCCTCAATCAGATTAAGTGGGAGCAAGATGGAACGTTGGCATTTCGCAAAAATTGCCGTAATACCATTTGTGGTAGCTGTGCTGTGCGAATTAATGGGCGTTCAGCTTTAGCTTGCAAGGAAAATGTTGGTAGTGAACTTGCTAGATTACAACAAATACCATCATCTCAAAGTAAAGTAAATGCCATTGGTGAAATCACGATCGCACCTCTCGGCAATATGCCCGTGATTAAAGATTTGGTTGTCGATATGAGCAGTTTCTGGAACAATTTAGAGGCAGTTGCTCCTTACGTGAGTACAGCAGCTCGACAAGTTCCAGAAAGAGAGTTTTTGCAAACACCGCAAGAGCGATCGCGCCTCGATCAAACTGGTAACTGTATTATGTGCGGTGCTTGTTATTCTGAATGCAACGCCCGTGAAGTTAATCCAGACTTTGTTGGCCCCCATGCCCTTGCCAAAGCTTACCGGATGGTAGCGGATTCTCGCGATAGCGATACCGAAAATCGTTTAGAAAGCTACAACGAAGGTACTAAAGGCGTATGGGGTTGCACTCGTTGTTTGTACTGCGACTCAGTTTGTCCAATGGAAGTTGCACCATTAGAACAAATCACCAAAGTTAAACAAGAAATTCTCACCCACAAAGAAGCTAGCGATAGTCGCTCAATTCGTCACCGGAAAGTTTTGATAGATTTAGTTAAAGAAGGTGGTTGGATTGATGAACGTCAATTTGGTTTACAAGTAGTTGGTAATTATTTTCGGGATTTAAAAGGATTACTCAGTCTTGCACCCCTCGGTTTGCGGATGATTATCCGGGGTAAATTCCCCTTATCATTTGAACCTTCAGAAGGGACAGAACAAGTGCGATCGCTAATTGAATCTGTGCAACAAGAATTAGGGAGTAGGGAGTAG
- a CDS encoding chorismate lyase, whose amino-acid sequence MSITFTPTNNLTQPAAWHRLTPIWQGGEEVIQKSLPHTQLAPAWQLMLLGDGSPTRHLELLTGEPVEVDVIDMSLIGMDLDAAPDLIQAVPGPRLRRQVWLRTASGQRLAYATSWWEASHVDEYLQNRSLPIWASLARLRTELYRDVRGIYYGDSSALESGFDVTGPFWGRHYLFWHHGQPLTLIYEVFSPYLTKYLGAMQLNSKNQ is encoded by the coding sequence TTGAGTATCACTTTTACGCCGACAAACAACTTAACACAGCCAGCAGCTTGGCATCGCCTCACTCCGATTTGGCAAGGAGGGGAGGAAGTAATTCAAAAAAGTTTACCTCATACTCAGCTAGCACCGGCTTGGCAGTTAATGCTTTTGGGTGATGGCTCTCCAACACGTCACTTAGAATTGCTTACAGGTGAGCCTGTAGAAGTAGATGTTATTGATATGTCATTGATTGGCATGGACTTAGATGCTGCACCTGATTTAATCCAGGCTGTTCCAGGGCCGAGACTACGGCGGCAAGTGTGGCTGCGGACTGCTTCTGGCCAACGATTAGCTTATGCTACTTCGTGGTGGGAAGCCAGTCATGTAGATGAGTATTTGCAAAATCGTTCATTACCAATTTGGGCAAGTTTAGCTCGTCTCCGCACAGAGTTGTATCGGGATGTTCGAGGGATATATTATGGTGACTCATCGGCGCTAGAGTCTGGTTTTGATGTAACTGGGCCTTTTTGGGGTCGCCACTACTTGTTTTGGCATCATGGACAGCCACTAACCTTAATTTATGAAGTTTTTTCGCCTTATTTAACTAAATACTTGGGAGCTATGCAATTAAATTCCAAAAATCAGTAA
- a CDS encoding YggT family protein: MTGVDLTAWILGPVLGVMTFLFIFRIILTWYPQVNLNRLPFNLIAWPTEPFLVPLRKLVQPIGGVDITPIIWVGIFSLLREILLGQQGLLTMLSRVN, from the coding sequence ATGACTGGTGTTGACCTGACTGCTTGGATTCTTGGCCCTGTGTTAGGGGTGATGACATTTCTGTTTATATTTCGGATCATTCTTACTTGGTATCCGCAAGTGAATCTGAATCGTTTGCCCTTTAATTTAATAGCTTGGCCTACCGAACCATTTTTAGTGCCATTACGAAAACTGGTACAACCTATAGGCGGAGTGGACATTACACCGATTATTTGGGTTGGCATCTTCAGCCTACTACGAGAAATATTGCTAGGTCAGCAAGGATTGCTGACTATGCTATCTCGTGTGAATTAG
- a CDS encoding Uma2 family endonuclease, with protein MNTVVLNLEPIAHLTDEQFYQLCIANRDLSLEMNAAGELIIVPPVGGESGNQEADLITDLNNWNRQAKLGKVFSSSNIFILTNGAKRSPDAAWIKLERWEALTPEQRKKFPPLVPDFVIELRSETDRLAPIQEKMQEYIKNGLRLGWLINPQDRQVEIYRLLKAVEVVQMPAIVSGEDILPGFELQV; from the coding sequence ATGAATACTGTTGTGCTAAATCTAGAACCGATTGCTCATTTAACTGATGAGCAATTTTATCAATTGTGTATTGCCAATCGCGATCTCAGTCTGGAAATGAATGCAGCCGGAGAATTAATAATTGTGCCACCAGTAGGAGGAGAAAGCGGAAATCAAGAAGCAGATTTAATTACAGATTTAAATAATTGGAATCGTCAAGCTAAATTAGGAAAAGTTTTTAGTTCTTCAAATATCTTTATACTTACCAACGGTGCAAAACGTTCACCTGATGCTGCTTGGATAAAATTGGAGCGGTGGGAAGCTTTAACACCAGAACAACGAAAAAAATTTCCGCCACTTGTACCCGACTTTGTAATTGAATTGCGTTCGGAGACAGACAGGCTTGCACCAATTCAAGAGAAAATGCAGGAATACATTAAAAATGGTCTGCGTTTGGGTTGGCTGATTAATCCTCAAGATCGTCAAGTTGAAATTTACCGACTTTTGAAAGCTGTAGAAGTTGTGCAAATGCCGGCGATTGTTTCTGGAGAAGATATATTACCTGGATTTGAGTTGCAAGTATAA